One part of the Bacteroidia bacterium genome encodes these proteins:
- a CDS encoding DUF4870 domain-containing protein: MNPIKSLRKKQGMTQQMLSDKSGLSLRTIQRLEKEDRAPKGHSLGALAESFELDRLQLKAFYSEKDQKKDSPKQIISLINLSGLCFFILPLSNILVPLFIWKRNKDIAEVDQAGRKILNYQIIWTLCLFLSLSLAPFINLGLSLSTPLILIFLFLGIAFNLFFIFKTALHIQKEEYDFLNLPLRLI; encoded by the coding sequence ATGAATCCTATTAAGTCTCTTCGAAAAAAACAGGGAATGACTCAACAAATGCTCTCCGATAAGAGCGGGCTTTCTCTGAGAACCATCCAAAGACTTGAAAAAGAAGATCGTGCTCCCAAGGGGCATAGCTTAGGTGCTTTAGCTGAAAGTTTTGAATTAGATAGGCTCCAATTAAAAGCATTCTATTCAGAAAAGGATCAGAAAAAGGATTCTCCTAAACAAATCATCAGCCTGATCAATCTTTCTGGCTTATGCTTCTTCATTTTACCTCTTAGCAATATTCTGGTCCCCTTATTCATCTGGAAAAGAAATAAAGACATAGCAGAAGTCGATCAGGCAGGACGCAAGATTCTGAATTATCAGATCATCTGGACCCTTTGCCTATTTCTGTCCCTTTCATTAGCTCCATTCATAAATCTTGGGCTCAGTCTCTCCACTCCCCTTATCCTTATCTTTCTTTTCCTGGGAATTGCCTTCAATCTTTTCTTCATTTTCAAAACTGCTTTGCACATACAAAAAGAAGAATATGATTTCCTGAATCTGCCGCTAAGACTCATCTAG
- a CDS encoding arylsulfatase: MSTTHYYLKAQCIALIILYYIPNSILFAQSDPIQKPNVILILVDDMSLMDLGSYGGEASTPHLDQLAHSGIRFFNHHTSPSCAPSRAMLLTGMDSHKTGVPNLPLFLPPEQINEVGYEGILNDTVKTLGTLLKAEGYNTYVSGKWHMGHSPNTLPTKRGFDRSYILDASGADNYEHKAYLPTQSKPPWYQDGKEIDLPEDFYSSRTLVDKLISFIDEEEDKASPFFSYLAFQAIHIPVQAPKEFIANYDGVYDKGWDVIRQERYEKAIELGIIDSSVQLGEMLPFLNSWESQTEEEKQLKAKAMAVNAAMIEAMDFHIGRLMDYLEEQGKLNNTVFLVSSDNGPEGSDPSLVAGMDLWLQWAGYDREYDNLGQRGSWNFIGPEFASAAASPSAYFKFYAGEGGLRVPLIVSGAGLAFRKTKSAFSFVTDVVPTILDIVGASYPQNYFDGKSLYPLIQNTQERIHEEDEYVAVEVAGNAALFKGNMKIVRNGPIYGDNKWYMYDISSDPGETQDLSQKMPELFEEMMEYYREYCEEYGVLEMPEGYSQTGEIKRKFIDNVKQKSMPWIIGILILLGVIVFYKLGRKIEA; the protein is encoded by the coding sequence ATGAGCACTACTCACTACTACCTCAAAGCTCAATGCATCGCATTGATCATCCTATATTATATTCCCAATTCTATCCTTTTCGCCCAATCTGATCCTATTCAGAAACCAAATGTTATCCTGATTTTGGTAGACGATATGTCCCTGATGGACTTAGGAAGCTATGGAGGAGAAGCCTCCACGCCCCACCTCGATCAATTAGCTCATTCTGGAATCCGTTTTTTTAATCACCACACTTCCCCCTCTTGTGCCCCTTCTCGTGCTATGCTGTTGACAGGCATGGATAGTCATAAAACGGGAGTACCAAATCTTCCCCTCTTCCTTCCTCCTGAGCAAATAAATGAAGTCGGATATGAGGGAATTCTAAACGATACGGTTAAAACCCTGGGTACTTTATTGAAGGCAGAAGGCTACAATACCTATGTAAGTGGAAAATGGCATATGGGACATTCCCCAAATACGCTCCCGACAAAAAGAGGATTCGATAGAAGCTATATTCTGGATGCATCAGGAGCAGATAATTACGAACACAAAGCCTATTTACCTACTCAATCCAAACCTCCCTGGTACCAGGATGGAAAAGAGATAGACCTGCCAGAGGATTTTTATTCCTCCCGAACTCTGGTAGACAAATTAATTTCCTTTATCGACGAAGAAGAAGATAAAGCATCTCCTTTCTTTTCCTATCTCGCTTTCCAGGCCATTCATATTCCTGTACAGGCTCCCAAAGAATTTATAGCGAATTATGATGGAGTATATGATAAGGGCTGGGATGTGATCAGGCAAGAAAGATATGAGAAAGCTATAGAATTGGGCATCATCGATTCAAGCGTACAATTGGGAGAAATGTTACCCTTTTTAAATAGTTGGGAAAGTCAGACAGAAGAAGAAAAGCAACTCAAAGCCAAGGCCATGGCCGTAAATGCTGCCATGATCGAGGCCATGGACTTTCATATTGGGCGCTTAATGGACTATCTGGAAGAGCAGGGAAAGTTAAATAATACCGTTTTTCTTGTGAGTTCGGACAATGGGCCAGAAGGAAGCGATCCTTCTTTGGTTGCTGGCATGGATTTATGGCTTCAATGGGCGGGTTATGATAGAGAATATGACAATCTTGGACAGAGAGGTTCCTGGAATTTCATTGGTCCGGAATTCGCCAGTGCAGCTGCTTCCCCAAGTGCTTATTTCAAATTCTATGCAGGAGAAGGAGGCCTTCGGGTGCCCTTGATTGTCTCTGGAGCAGGCCTGGCTTTTCGCAAAACAAAATCCGCCTTCAGTTTTGTTACAGATGTTGTTCCCACAATTCTGGATATCGTCGGAGCTTCTTATCCCCAAAACTATTTCGATGGAAAAAGTCTCTATCCCCTTATCCAGAATACGCAGGAAAGGATTCATGAAGAAGATGAATATGTGGCGGTAGAAGTTGCGGGAAATGCTGCATTATTTAAAGGGAATATGAAAATTGTGAGGAATGGGCCTATTTACGGAGATAACAAATGGTATATGTATGATATTTCTTCAGATCCTGGTGAGACACAGGACCTTTCCCAAAAAATGCCGGAGCTTTTTGAGGAAATGATGGAATACTACCGAGAATACTGTGAAGAATATGGCGTATTGGAAATGCCGGAAGGCTATAGCCAAACAGGTGAAATCAAAAGAAAATTTATAGATAATGTTAAGCAGAAAAGTATGCCCTGGATCATAGGTATTCTTATCCTGCTGGGAGTTATTGTGTTCTATAAATTGGGGAGAAAAATAGAAGCATGA
- a CDS encoding alpha/beta hydrolase, translating to MKIHRKSFFKNPEKDFTYLKNWGKQLEEINGYTYHSLKLISSLGETHIWTHNLERQDLPTLILFPGARTTVLFWDLDNKLKTLRDAFRLILVETNGLPNFSKGNSPNIKSLDYGKWGKEILDQLELDKVFLAGASFGGEVAMKIGIVAPERIQSIFLFNSAGLSPFSLGWTNLYYNLLPVFKTSRKNVQLFLEKLVFQAPEHVLSEKAMKLVIDYEVFAIKQYKDKTQKPYFMGKELQEVKPDTYVFEGDADLLFPYNNSLKNARKYLPNLKGTEVFTGVGHGIETYGPAIQKMEEIIRTYA from the coding sequence GTGAAAATCCATAGAAAATCATTCTTTAAAAATCCTGAAAAAGACTTCACATATCTTAAGAACTGGGGTAAGCAGTTGGAGGAAATAAATGGCTATACCTATCATTCTCTTAAGCTTATAAGCTCTTTAGGTGAAACACATATCTGGACCCACAATCTTGAACGACAAGATCTACCGACTTTGATCCTCTTTCCCGGAGCTCGTACCACTGTCCTTTTCTGGGACCTGGACAACAAACTCAAAACTTTACGCGATGCTTTCCGCCTCATTCTTGTTGAAACCAATGGATTACCCAATTTTAGTAAGGGCAATAGTCCCAATATTAAAAGCCTCGATTATGGAAAATGGGGAAAAGAGATTCTGGATCAATTGGAATTAGACAAGGTCTTTCTGGCAGGCGCTTCTTTTGGGGGAGAAGTCGCCATGAAAATAGGCATAGTAGCACCAGAAAGGATACAATCCATTTTTTTGTTCAATTCAGCAGGATTGAGTCCATTTTCATTAGGCTGGACTAACCTTTACTACAACCTCCTGCCAGTTTTCAAAACCAGCCGAAAAAACGTCCAACTTTTCCTGGAGAAACTGGTCTTTCAAGCTCCAGAGCATGTATTGAGTGAAAAAGCTATGAAGCTGGTCATTGACTATGAGGTCTTTGCCATCAAACAATACAAAGACAAAACGCAAAAGCCTTATTTTATGGGAAAAGAGCTTCAGGAAGTAAAGCCGGATACCTATGTATTTGAAGGAGATGCGGATTTACTTTTCCCCTATAATAATTCGCTCAAAAATGCCCGTAAATATTTGCCCAATCTCAAAGGAACAGAAGTTTTTACAGGTGTAGGGCATGGCATAGAAACCTATGGTCCGGCCATCCAAAAAATGGAGGAAATCATAAGAACTTATGCATAG